The proteins below are encoded in one region of Campylobacter sp. MIT 99-7217:
- the aat gene encoding leucyl/phenylalanyl-tRNA--protein transferase, whose translation MMLSSFYSKLEDAPKNSPVFLTSKLDDEEFLLKAYRFGLFPWTNNPVSWWCPDPRMVLFPNEIYKQKSIRRFFKHYRVALDKNFHELIRLCANTREKSWLDEDFICIFTKLFDRGFAHSLEIYENESLVGGIYGLIIGKVFFGESMVSLKKNVSKIAMIKLCELLGEFDFIIDCQVYNPHLEFMGAKPLSRKSFLELLEQKVSQDSGFKEFKDLESSFLS comes from the coding sequence ATGATGTTATCGAGTTTTTATTCTAAGCTTGAAGATGCTCCAAAAAATAGCCCTGTTTTTTTGACAAGCAAACTTGATGATGAAGAGTTTTTGCTCAAAGCTTATCGTTTTGGACTTTTTCCTTGGACAAATAATCCTGTTTCTTGGTGGTGTCCTGATCCTAGAATGGTACTTTTTCCAAATGAAATTTACAAACAAAAGAGCATAAGGCGTTTTTTTAAGCATTATAGAGTGGCTCTTGATAAAAACTTTCACGAGTTAATCAGACTTTGTGCGAATACAAGGGAAAAAAGTTGGCTTGATGAGGATTTTATTTGCATTTTTACCAAGCTTTTTGATAGAGGTTTTGCTCATAGCCTTGAAATTTATGAAAATGAAAGTTTGGTAGGCGGAATTTATGGACTTATCATCGGCAAAGTTTTCTTTGGAGAAAGTATGGTAAGCTTGAAAAAAAATGTCTCAAAGATAGCTATGATCAAACTTTGCGAGCTTTTAGGCGAGTTTGATTTTATTATTGATTGTCAAGTATATAATCCTCACTTAGAATTCATGGGAGCAAAGCCTTTATCAAGAAAAAGTTTTCTGGAGCTTTTGGAGCAAAAAGTAAGTCAGGATAGCGGTTTTAAGGAATTTAAGGATTTAGAGTCTTCGTTTTTATCTTGA
- a CDS encoding multidrug ABC transporter permease/ATP-binding protein: MNFIKELLLQNKFKVIFFLCASIATSLLGVGVLAFINNYLLKMSEQSFMLVLAFSLMLVVFFASSVLVELALSVFGQNFIFKMQRRVVKQILDTAVLKIDQIGKAKLLASLTADVRTVSFGLLRFPDFIQSNILIICTSIYLCYLSPRVFLLCFCVIAFIFAINHIFMKKTYQYFKRSRDNDDALQNDYQNIIDGRKELTLNAFRAKFYYENDFEVNARAKKHNNTMSNVMQSLSSNWTNVSLLALVGLEFYFSLFYKWASFEDATTIALAIFFLRTPLFSMISTFPTLLMAKVALDKIENLDLTPYQSDFELDVFRGSWKSIHFKDVAFSYNDKFSLKPTTLDINKGELIFLIGKNGSGKSTFSMLLSGLVQPQEGAIYLDDILITKENLSLYRSLITAIFSDFHLFSQTLKDEDFAHEDQVKYWLEILELENKTTIENNALQITKLSTGQKKRLAMLIALLEERDMLILDEWAADQDPVFRKFFYLKLLPLLKQKGKTIFAISHDDAYFDMADRIFLAQNGLIRELKGENIKEIAKNVVEHF; this comes from the coding sequence ATGAATTTTATTAAAGAACTTTTGTTACAAAATAAATTTAAGGTTATATTTTTTTTATGTGCAAGTATCGCAACTAGCTTGCTTGGTGTAGGTGTTTTAGCCTTTATCAACAACTACTTACTTAAGATGAGTGAACAAAGTTTTATGCTTGTTCTTGCTTTTAGTCTTATGCTTGTTGTTTTCTTTGCAAGTTCTGTTTTAGTAGAGCTTGCTTTGAGTGTTTTTGGGCAAAATTTTATCTTTAAAATGCAAAGACGCGTTGTAAAACAAATTTTAGATACAGCTGTTTTAAAGATTGATCAAATCGGCAAAGCAAAGCTTTTAGCCTCCTTAACTGCTGATGTTCGCACGGTTTCTTTTGGACTACTTCGTTTTCCTGATTTTATACAATCAAATATCTTGATCATTTGCACAAGCATTTATCTTTGTTATCTTTCGCCTAGGGTGTTTTTGCTTTGTTTTTGTGTGATTGCCTTTATCTTTGCTATCAATCATATCTTCATGAAAAAAACTTATCAGTATTTTAAAAGATCAAGAGATAATGATGATGCCTTGCAAAATGATTACCAAAATATCATAGATGGCAGAAAAGAACTTACCTTAAACGCATTTAGGGCGAAATTTTACTATGAAAATGACTTTGAAGTGAATGCAAGAGCAAAAAAACACAACAACACCATGAGTAATGTCATGCAAAGCTTATCGAGTAATTGGACTAATGTTTCTTTACTCGCTCTTGTGGGGCTTGAGTTTTATTTTTCACTTTTTTATAAGTGGGCGAGTTTTGAGGATGCAACCACGATAGCCTTGGCGATATTTTTTTTAAGAACGCCTTTGTTTTCGATGATTTCTACCTTTCCTACCTTGCTCATGGCAAAGGTGGCTTTAGATAAGATAGAAAATTTAGATCTTACCCCATATCAAAGTGATTTTGAACTTGATGTGTTTAGGGGTTCTTGGAAGAGTATTCATTTTAAAGATGTAGCTTTTTCTTATAATGATAAATTTTCTCTTAAGCCCACAACACTTGATATAAACAAAGGAGAACTTATCTTTTTAATCGGCAAAAATGGAAGTGGAAAATCCACCTTTTCCATGCTTTTATCAGGTCTTGTCCAACCTCAAGAAGGGGCTATATATCTTGATGATATTTTGATTACTAAAGAAAATTTAAGTCTTTATAGATCTTTGATAACGGCTATTTTTAGTGATTTTCATCTTTTTAGTCAAACCTTAAAAGATGAGGATTTTGCACATGAGGATCAGGTGAAGTATTGGCTTGAAATTTTAGAGCTTGAAAACAAAACAACGATAGAAAATAACGCTTTGCAGATCACAAAGCTATCCACAGGGCAAAAAAAGCGTTTAGCTATGCTTATAGCCTTGCTTGAGGAAAGAGATATGCTTATACTTGATGAGTGGGCTGCTGATCAAGATCCTGTGTTTAGAAAGTTTTTTTATCTCAAGCTTTTGCCTCTTTTAAAACAAAAGGGAAAAACGATCTTTGCTATCAGTCATGATGATGCGTATTTTGATATGGCAGATAGGATATTTTTAGCACAAAATGGACTTATTAGAGAGCTTAAGGGAGAAAATATCAAAGAGATCGCTAAAAATGTCGTGGAGCATTTTTGA
- the ribE gene encoding riboflavin synthase — protein MFNGLIREIALVQSFKGHILSLKAKHRPNLGDSIAVNGACLSVIELFHEGFSVELSKESRDKIALENLKDRVHIEPALRYKDRIDGHLMQGHIDGLGLLEQIVKNENGVDFYIKVPKAMMKLMADKGSIGIDGVSLTINEVFDESIRLTIIPISFRDTLFSSYKVGRRINLESDLLARYIAKQLEFKAQKKGLSWQEVEHISYLY, from the coding sequence ATGTTTAATGGTTTGATAAGAGAAATCGCTTTGGTTCAGTCTTTTAAAGGGCATATCCTAAGCCTTAAGGCAAAACACAGACCAAATTTAGGCGATAGTATAGCAGTAAATGGTGCGTGTTTGAGTGTGATAGAGCTTTTTCATGAGGGTTTTAGTGTGGAGCTTTCTAAGGAAAGTAGGGATAAAATCGCTCTTGAAAATTTAAAAGATAGGGTGCATATAGAGCCTGCTTTAAGATATAAAGATAGGATAGACGGGCATTTGATGCAAGGACATATAGACGGACTTGGACTTCTTGAACAAATAGTTAAAAATGAAAATGGGGTGGATTTTTATATCAAAGTTCCTAAAGCGATGATGAAGCTTATGGCAGATAAGGGAAGTATAGGCATTGATGGGGTTTCTCTTACGATAAATGAAGTTTTTGATGAAAGTATAAGGCTTACTATCATTCCTATTAGTTTTAGAGATACCTTATTTTCAAGCTATAAAGTAGGGCGTAGGATAAATTTAGAAAGCGATTTACTTGCCCGTTATATAGCAAAGCAACTTGAGTTTAAGGCTCAAAAGAAAGGATTGTCATGGCAGGAAGTAGAGCATATCAGTTATCTTTACTAG
- a CDS encoding polyphenol oxidase family protein — protein sequence MAGSRAYQLSLLDDERLSAFCVYGQDFMSYRGKIVEGNLFDDFMSGIQKCIFMDQIHSNIVEFIDDFEINQDLKLSCDGLVSTQKGVALCVLSADCLPVLLWHKKGIIAALHSGRKGCFENILKVAVLGIKKRFKDIKNEDFKLFIAPSICVKNYEISGEVLDHAKKHFNAFLKDNHLDLKALLKAQANELGITDIKDSGICSFDDERFFSYRKNATMQRFVSVIVLK from the coding sequence ATGGCAGGAAGTAGAGCATATCAGTTATCTTTACTAGATGATGAAAGGCTAAGTGCTTTTTGTGTTTATGGGCAGGACTTTATGTCTTATCGTGGAAAGATTGTTGAGGGAAATTTATTTGATGATTTTATGAGCGGTATTCAAAAATGTATTTTTATGGATCAAATTCATTCAAATATCGTAGAATTTATAGATGATTTTGAAATCAATCAGGATTTAAAGCTTAGTTGCGACGGACTTGTAAGCACGCAAAAGGGCGTGGCACTTTGTGTTTTGAGTGCTGATTGTTTGCCTGTGCTTTTGTGGCATAAAAAAGGCATTATCGCAGCTTTGCACTCAGGAAGAAAGGGTTGTTTTGAAAATATACTCAAAGTTGCTGTCTTAGGTATAAAAAAGCGTTTTAAAGATATAAAAAATGAGGATTTTAAGCTTTTTATAGCACCAAGTATTTGCGTAAAAAACTATGAAATTTCAGGTGAGGTTTTAGACCATGCTAAAAAGCATTTTAATGCCTTTTTAAAAGATAATCACTTAGATCTTAAGGCTTTGCTTAAGGCTCAGGCAAATGAGCTTGGTATCACGGATATCAAGGATAGTGGAATTTGTTCTTTTGATGATGAGAGATTTTTTTCTTATAGAAAAAATGCTACTATGCAAAGATTTGTAAGTGTGATTGTTTTAAAGTGA